In Phormidium yuhuli AB48, one genomic interval encodes:
- a CDS encoding TolC family protein gives MTRLRDWMVISLTAAIALNCVEVQATPKALGKDLTKEAVSEGDSIPTERTVESLQADGLPTPTEGNSASHLAQILPERGFPELPDFPPAFEVGPIDPNEPPPSFLDPHPNFLRFPTRPEEVDIEGIQPITLNQALELAVRNNLDLRQAELSLEQSLASLRETQADLFPNVNLSSNLTWSDSANARLSIRRQEETLGQRSPTQGDPTSTTWNTELSVNYTVFDFGGRAGRIAAAEAQVRNTELQIEQQLEQVRFQVRNAYYNIQEADMNVRIGQAAVENAEQSLRDAQALEAGGLGTRFDVLRAEVQLANDQQILNEALAEQQVSRRQLARILNVPQSVDLAAADPVNLAGVWELPLDETIILAFRNRAELQQELIDRDIAQEQQRVVRSQGLPQFSLFGSANLVTTSGDGVSGLTEGYSAGAQMQWNLFDGGARAAAIRQLEAQEESASVRFANARNQVRSEVEESYYQLNSRLQNVSRATAALELAEESLELARARFRAGVGTQTDVIAAQNDFTQAQGNRVTAILGYNRSLAQLRRAVSNHPFIDEIQERLR, from the coding sequence ATGACCAGATTGCGTGATTGGATGGTGATTAGCTTAACAGCCGCCATCGCCCTCAATTGTGTTGAGGTTCAAGCCACCCCGAAAGCGTTAGGTAAAGACTTAACCAAGGAGGCCGTCTCTGAGGGCGACTCCATCCCCACAGAGCGAACGGTGGAGTCGTTGCAAGCAGACGGACTCCCCACTCCGACCGAAGGCAATTCGGCCTCTCATCTGGCCCAAATCCTCCCGGAACGTGGGTTTCCTGAGCTTCCCGATTTTCCTCCGGCGTTTGAGGTTGGCCCCATTGATCCGAATGAACCGCCGCCCTCTTTTTTAGATCCCCATCCCAATTTCCTACGCTTTCCCACTCGGCCCGAGGAGGTGGATATTGAAGGGATTCAACCCATTACCCTCAACCAAGCCTTAGAGCTGGCAGTTCGTAATAATCTTGACCTTCGGCAAGCTGAGCTGAGTTTGGAACAAAGCTTAGCCAGTCTCCGAGAAACCCAAGCCGATTTGTTCCCCAATGTGAACCTCTCCTCGAACTTAACCTGGAGTGATTCTGCAAACGCTCGTCTGAGTATTCGCCGCCAGGAAGAGACTCTGGGGCAGCGATCGCCCACCCAAGGTGACCCCACCTCGACCACCTGGAATACGGAACTGAGTGTTAACTACACGGTATTTGATTTTGGCGGCCGCGCCGGTCGGATTGCAGCCGCTGAAGCCCAAGTGCGCAACACGGAATTACAGATTGAGCAACAGCTCGAACAGGTTCGCTTTCAGGTTCGAAACGCCTACTACAATATCCAAGAGGCGGATATGAATGTGCGGATTGGCCAGGCTGCTGTGGAGAATGCTGAACAGAGTTTGCGGGATGCTCAGGCTCTCGAAGCGGGCGGGTTGGGAACTCGCTTTGATGTGTTGCGAGCTGAGGTGCAGTTAGCCAATGATCAGCAGATTCTCAATGAGGCTTTGGCGGAGCAACAGGTATCACGACGGCAGTTAGCACGAATTTTGAATGTCCCCCAATCGGTGGATCTGGCCGCTGCTGATCCGGTGAATTTGGCAGGGGTTTGGGAGCTACCTCTGGATGAAACCATCATTTTGGCGTTTCGCAATCGGGCTGAACTGCAACAGGAGTTGATTGATCGCGATATTGCTCAGGAACAACAACGGGTGGTGCGATCGCAGGGACTGCCCCAATTTTCCTTATTTGGCTCCGCCAACTTAGTTACCACCTCGGGCGATGGCGTCAGCGGCTTAACCGAGGGGTACTCAGCCGGGGCCCAGATGCAGTGGAACCTCTTTGATGGGGGGGCCAGAGCCGCCGCCATTCGCCAACTTGAAGCCCAGGAAGAGTCGGCCTCTGTGCGTTTTGCCAATGCTCGTAATCAGGTCCGCTCTGAGGTAGAAGAGTCTTACTATCAACTTAACTCTCGCCTGCAAAACGTCAGCCGCGCCACGGCGGCCCTGGAGTTGGCTGAGGAAAGTCTGGAGTTAGCCCGGGCACGATTTCGGGCAGGGGTGGGAACCCAAACGGATGTGATTGCGGCTCAGAATGATTTCACTCAGGCTCAGGGGAACCGAGTAACCGCTATTTTGGGCTAC
- the cobQ gene encoding cobyric acid synthase CobQ — MKALTVLGTTSEAGKSIITTALCRLLSRQGVRISPFKGASVSLQSYLTEIGGEMSYAQALQAWAAGIAPAVEMNPLLLRPKGDSAYQIIVKGVIMETLSMNEFHHWAEREGWEIVRQCLEQLGGEFDLLICEGAGSAAEVHLRTSDLANMRVARYLNSPTLLLVDSERGGALAHVVGTLELLEPIERALVRGIVINKWRGPQAIRQGAVSWLEDRTGIPVLGVIPWDAIACSHQGTLNLLKRHGKPTAPEVTVAVIRLPHLTGFSDFDPLDAEPTVRVKYVSLKQSLGYPDAVIVPGSRTTLADLEALRESGMAQEILDYQAAGGTVLGIAGGFQMLGEFVADPEGVEGMEGRISGLSLLPMTTVITQQKVARQRSVTSTYPHMGLHVTGYELHRGRSKLAETDAFQPLFEDAKLGVVDSYQSVWGTYLHGIFDSGPWRRTWLNRLRQQRGLKALPTGIPNYREQRDTLLENLTDFVEQTLDISPLLQ, encoded by the coding sequence ATGAAAGCCCTTACCGTGTTGGGGACAACATCTGAAGCCGGGAAGTCGATCATAACGACAGCACTTTGTCGCTTACTCTCCCGCCAAGGCGTGCGCATTTCTCCCTTTAAGGGAGCTAGTGTCAGCCTACAATCCTATCTAACGGAGATTGGGGGCGAGATGAGTTATGCTCAAGCCCTCCAGGCCTGGGCGGCCGGAATTGCCCCAGCCGTAGAAATGAATCCGCTCTTACTCCGCCCCAAAGGAGATTCCGCCTATCAAATTATTGTCAAGGGGGTCATCATGGAAACCCTCAGCATGAATGAGTTTCACCACTGGGCTGAACGTGAGGGTTGGGAGATTGTGCGTCAATGCTTGGAGCAGTTGGGGGGGGAGTTTGACCTCTTAATCTGTGAGGGCGCCGGCAGTGCGGCGGAGGTGCATCTGCGAACCTCAGATTTAGCCAATATGCGGGTGGCCCGCTATCTCAACTCCCCAACACTGTTACTGGTCGATAGTGAGCGGGGTGGCGCTCTGGCTCATGTGGTGGGAACCTTAGAGTTATTAGAACCGATTGAACGAGCCTTAGTACGAGGGATTGTTATCAACAAATGGCGCGGTCCGCAAGCCATCCGTCAAGGGGCGGTCTCCTGGCTAGAGGACCGCACGGGAATTCCTGTCCTGGGGGTGATTCCTTGGGATGCGATCGCCTGTTCTCATCAGGGAACCCTCAACTTGCTAAAACGCCATGGTAAACCCACCGCTCCCGAGGTAACTGTAGCCGTCATCCGCCTGCCCCATTTAACCGGGTTCTCTGATTTTGACCCCTTGGATGCAGAACCCACGGTGCGGGTGAAGTATGTCTCTCTCAAACAGTCATTAGGCTATCCCGACGCGGTAATTGTACCGGGAAGTCGTACGACTCTAGCGGATTTAGAGGCATTACGAGAGTCAGGAATGGCTCAGGAAATTCTGGATTACCAGGCTGCTGGGGGTACGGTATTGGGCATTGCCGGGGGCTTTCAGATGTTGGGGGAGTTTGTCGCTGATCCTGAGGGAGTCGAAGGGATGGAAGGACGCATTTCGGGTTTGTCATTGCTGCCGATGACCACAGTCATTACCCAGCAAAAGGTGGCCCGTCAGCGGTCCGTCACCTCCACCTATCCTCATATGGGACTCCATGTTACCGGCTATGAGTTGCATCGGGGTCGCTCTAAGTTGGCCGAGACCGATGCGTTTCAACCCCTGTTCGAGGATGCCAAGTTGGGGGTTGTGGATAGCTATCAATCGGTCTGGGGAACCTATCTTCATGGCATTTTCGATAGTGGTCCCTGGCGGCGGACCTGGCTGAACCGCTTACGGCAGCAGCGAGGTCTCAAAGCGTTACCGACAGGCATTCCTAACTATCGGGAACAGCGAGATACGCTCCTGGAAAACCTCACGGACTTTGTGGAGCAAACTCTTGATATTAGTCCCCTGCTTCAGTAG